The sequence gtagttgaattttattgtgtgctttatagataaaatttttaattgttgtttttgttgagtttagttgttgttgTTAGTGAAGTTGAAACGAAGTTGAGAAAtatatggatgcatggctgatgaaaaatatttttgtgctataactgaaatccatgattgtccacttatctaacaaatatttttgaaaaaatggaaccaattagatgaacaatttcctatatactctgtgattaatgcttgaatctgatttttgagacatacagacatagatatgattgaggcactgtttgaaatttttgggcctaattttcattgaatttatccttagttgcccatttgagctacacgtatattagtacattgaggtacgaaaatTCTGAATTggttgtgaaaatcatctttaactgctgatgattattctttttctgcactgattgaatttgtatgatttaattgtggattgagacttgtctagaactagttcaaacactcttcgaggcgaaatacgggcaaaactgagattaggaatgatttaggcgatttttttgaattcgtttgagcctttcaagctacctaattatctattttatccctagtaccttgtttgagctttattgaaaatcgaatggcatacgtgtaaacgtgtgattatacccccattcgtcattatttcaaggtcctacattgactacctaattagcctaaacactatttcctacctttaagggagtaatttgaatgctaaaatgttgaatgctcctagctttatttgtgaaaaaaggattggtgtggtggatgaattgaaaagatgaaaaaaaaagtagtagaaaaaaagagttgaaaaatgtggtagAGAGTTGAAAAAGTTCTGAAAagaagagttgtgaaaaagttgagaaatgaagtgaattgaaagaatgtgaaattgtgaatgaaaaaggagtcgtaattgagtttgataatatgaattactccttattttgaattcttatccttcatttgtagccatgagccagaccttacattataagctgaataagtcctattgaccgagtcttagttgcccaatatactagtggagaagagttgcgagaatttagcatatggactgttgattgatgcttttaatgattatgaattttgatctaaacattTACAcgtttattctttgcatttacctaattgtgagtgttttttattaatatcctatttttgatcctatgctatccttgaaaagtcctcatgatctatgaatgtttgaattgaatttggagaatggtgtgttgaacttgagttgcggagattgtgagtttatgcggttattattttgtgattggctaaaactttcaagtgttagtacgTTGGATAtgatttggatttgatatttttgaaatcattgttgaggccattgttccataatatttcttgactattcttgttggtgtTTGATAGAAttggtttttggaatttaatagttttgctcgggactagcaaaagtctaagtttgggggtatttgataagtgtattttatacacttaatttatatatgattttaattgttaaatatttgtttcgagcagatttatgtgggtattgtgttgtttttgtgtttgtaggaaattatgaaatttatgtggaaaaggagaaaaaatgagaaaaatgagatttgagagaaaagaattaaaagaataaaagggaagaagaaagaagaaaagaaaagaaaagaaacgtacagacaaGAGAGAATGAATAGTGATGGGCTTTccttttattgggcttaaggaTAGCGCTAACTTAGCGCTAAAGATTTGAAggagaagcgctatcgcgcttgttCATTGAAGAGTGAAGATTTGAGCTAGAGGCCTATACGCGCGCGCGTTATTTCTGGAGTGGGCGCTTGTCGCCAATTTCTGAACTTGGAAATATTTTATCGGAAGGAAACTTctatattttgtgggcttttgagtgggctttgggAGACGATATAAAAGGCAATTTTTCATCAGACTAAGGGGGAGCCGCCGCAACACACGTACAGAAGAGAAATCAGAGAGTTGATTGTGAGATTTTTCTGGGATTTTCGAGAGCTTTAtcgtgaagaacgaagacggagtttgatcgaccggacacggcgtcgacgacggatttgtttcttatcttttatttaattctgaacatgtttgcatttattatttattgttttcagaattttattatgaactaattttttagagtctagaggtcggatggaacctggtgtagacactttcttgaatttttgattttattgaattggatttcttctagattaattgtttttttctagaattgattgtcttttcaattatctgatcaataattgatttgtaatatttatttgaaatctggcactcgggagaggagattttgaataggatcattggaaaatacactgttaattgtttatctgactcgggagagcttataactttaacagagctttttaaaagagaacatagttttgaattgatcactgcaagtatattcttaatagggatattggaattgaattgtagttgatatattttattcggcactcgggagagggaataatacacgtaagtgttcttggctattaattctttgaaattcatgaatattaattaattaggattgattgttgttgaaaccaggtgaaatctatacctctagaccattttctttgattgattattccttAAAGTTGTttgcgtgctatctaaaatcatctgattatttattttaattgcaaaattcttgattattgattttctagataaagtttggactattctaatttcaagcactattattttcattttactccctgagggatcgatacttgattttatcactatattaaaacttgacactcgtacgcttgcgaggaagaTTCACAACACACATACCTTTCATTTTAGATGTGGTGAAGCAACCATCACTTTACAGGATATTTCCATTATTTGGGGTCTACCTATTGATGGTGAGCCTGTAATTGGTATAGATGTTTCACGCAAAGTTGAAGAGTGACAGcatatatgtttggatttattggGATTTACGCCACTGACGTCGCATTTCAAAGGTGGTCACTTATCGATGACCGCTTTATATGAGCATTATTGCATGGCTGCACATATCGATGATAATAGTCCAGAAATAGATGTCGTAAAATATACCCGTTGTGTAGCATTAATGATTATTGGAGGAATCATGGTTCCAGATTATCAAGGAGGATCtgttaaattgatttttttgcaACTACTTCGGGATATTGAACGCATCAGATCTTATAGTTGGGGAAGTGCAGTTCTAGCATTCCTATATCGTGAGTTATGCAATGCAACACGGATAAGAAAAGCTATAATATCCGGGCCTCTATTTATCCTACAGGTATAAATTTTTAAGTGCATCTAATATcacattataataatttataatttaatttattactgATGGCAGGTATGGGCATGGAGCAGGATTACATTTGTTAATCCTGATATAAATGGATTATCTCTGACTGTGCCTCAAAATGAATTCGAGGAAGATATTCCATATGCTCCTTATGGTGCACGgtaatatttgaaaaatattagctttttataaattacaaattcattttgtaataattttaataatcttTTTTTATTGTAGGTGGTCAAATGTGTTTAGTTACACTCATTCACCAACGCACGCTGTTAGAATTATAAGGGATTGCTTCGATCGTATGACTAATGCCGAGGTGTGTTATTggattattgaaatttttcagcaattatattaatttctatttattaattaaaaatgattttattattattattatgcagTTTAATTGGATAGTTTACAACAAGAAAGATGTTGATGTTAAAGCGATCACTAGTACATACGATAATAGAATCTGGAGATGTGTT comes from Henckelia pumila isolate YLH828 chromosome 4, ASM3356847v2, whole genome shotgun sequence and encodes:
- the LOC140862834 gene encoding serine/threonine-protein phosphatase 7 long form homolog, which gives rise to MTALYEHYCMAAHIDDNSPEIDVVKYTRCVALMIIGGIMVPDYQGGSVKLIFLQLLRDIERIRSYSWGSAVLAFLYRELCNATRIRKAIISGPLFILQVWAWSRITFVNPDINGLSLTVPQNEFEEDIPYAPYGARWSNVFSYTHSPTHAVRIIRDCFDRMTNAEFNWIVYNKKDVDVKAITSTYDNRIWRCVCPLICFDIVEMHRPDRVLR